One window of the Marmota flaviventris isolate mMarFla1 chromosome 2, mMarFla1.hap1, whole genome shotgun sequence genome contains the following:
- the LOC139704751 gene encoding uncharacterized protein, which translates to MLVFSQKVHFVLFGYLNVLSDMEEIEPRFKRLRIDQEEALSRRRRYRKRMKKDQIDPAEKLISWEDLKKLTTQASRILRHLGENRTPVMMVATVIALLGCQDGESSEQEYRNSKE; encoded by the exons atgcttgtattttcccagaaggtgCATTTCGTCCTATTTGGGTACCTGAACGTGCtatcagacatggaagagatagaacccAGATTCAAGCGACTGAGGATTGACCAGGAGGAGGCCCTATCCAGAAGGAGGAGATAtcggaaaaggatgaagaaagaccagattgacccagccgaaaagctgatttcatgggaagacTTGAAGAAGCTAACAACCCAGGCTTCCCGAATACTTCGACACCTAGGAGAGAACAGGACCCCAGTGATGATGGTAGCAACAGTAATTGCCCTGttgggctgtcag gatggcgagtcttcggaacaagaatacagaaactccaaagagtga